Proteins from one Mauremys reevesii isolate NIE-2019 unplaced genomic scaffold, ASM1616193v1 Contig2, whole genome shotgun sequence genomic window:
- the LOC120393444 gene encoding probable G-protein coupled receptor 152 — protein MEPYNTSHSNWTQPFIPASWRPAVLITTLAIGLPANAFIIWLTGWRLRRRGLSVFILSLATSDFLFLSTMVMQIIETLLNETWVLGTAMCRLHYFLYDLSYHCSLFLLAALSVDRCLLVLLPLWYRCHRPLWLSSYICLGAWLVAALLTIKGFVFADVVLYPNRMLVCSSDRGEYEWPLLLLEVLVEGLFPFVVMVTTHAATLSRTFRRHTRPPSKFYHIVAATLSAYVLLNLPFQIVQLLFLVSWKHKRFNYRIFPFMVYFGYLINLNSSINPLIYIFFGSSICTGCGCHTTSSLAMAFNEEQGRSPGNMPSTSFSA, from the coding sequence ATGGAGCCATATAACACCTCACACTCCAACTGGACGCAACCCTTTATACCGGCATCATGGCGGCCAGCTGTCCTGATCACCACGCTGGCCATCGGGCTGCCAGCCAACGCCTTCATCATCTGGCTGACAGGGTGGCGGCTGCGGCGCCGGGGCCTGTCCGTCTTCATCCTAAGCCTGGCCACCTCtgacttcctcttcctctccaccATGGTCATGCAGATCATAGAGACTCTGCTGAATGAAACCTGGGTGCTGGGCACTGCCATGTGCCGCCTGCACTACTTCCTCTACGACTTGAGCTACCACTGCAGCCTCTTCCTGCTGGCTGCCCTCAGCGTGGACCGCtgcctgctggtgctgctgcccctCTGGTACCGCTGCCACCGCCCACTGTGGCTCTCCAGCTACATCTGCTTGGGGGCCTGGCTGGTGGCCGCCCTGCTCACCATCAAGGGCTTCGTCTTCGCCGACGTCGTCCTGTATCCAAACAGGATGCTCGTCTGCTCTAGTGACCGGGGAGAGTACGAgtggcccctgctcctcctggagGTGCTGGTGGAGGGACTCTTCCCCTTCGTCGTCATGGTGACCACCCATGCCGCCACCTTGTCCCGCACCTTCCGGCGCCACACCCGGCCCCCCAGCAAGTTCTACCACATCGTGGCCGCCACCCTGTCAGCCTATGTGCTGCTCAACCTCCCCTTCCAGATCGTCCAGCTGCTCTTCCTGGTCTCCTGGAAGCACAAGAGGTTCAATTATCGCATCTTCCCCTTCATGGTCTACTTTGGCTACCTGATCAACCTCAACAGCAGCATCAACCCTCTTATCTACATCTTCTTCGGCTCCAGCATCTGCACGGGCTGCGGCTGCCACACAACCTCCTCCCTTGCCATGGCCTTCAACGAGGAGCAAGGGAGGAGCCCTGGGAACATGCCCAGCACGTCCTTCTCAGCCTAG